TGTTGATCCGAACACCAACAACGAGCTCGATCTGACCCTGACCAACGGGCTCAGCGGTCGTCCGGTCTACAATCCGGCCAACCCGGCCTCTGGCGGCTTCCAGGATTTCACGGGTGCCGATCGCTTCAACTTCTCGCAGTTCAACCTGCTGCTGACGCCGAGCAAGCGCACCGGTCTGTTCGGTCAGGTGCGGGTGGAACTCACCGACAACACCACCTGGTATCTGAAGACCCTGTACAACACACGTGAGTCGACCAACCAGGCTGCACCGGAACCGATCTTCGTCGGCCCGGGTGCCGGTACTGGTGGGCTGGCCGACACCATTTCGATCGATCGCACCAATCCCTTCAATCCTTTCGGCTTCACCCTCGACGCCAACAGCAACTTCATCTTCATCGGTCGCCGCCCGATCGAAGGCGGTCCGCGCATCTACCAGCAGGATGTCGATACCTGGTACATCTCGACCGGTCTGGAAGGCAGTCTGGATGTGGGCAATGGTCTGTTCTGGGACCTGAACTACGTCAACAGCGAGAACAAAGCCGAACAGGTCTTCTACGGCAGCTACAACATCGCCCGAATCGCCCGTGCGCTGGGGCCGGTATCGCAGTGCACCGCGCCCTGCGTGCCGCTGGACTTCTTCGGCGGTCCCGGCACCATCACCCCGGAAATGCTGAGCTACATCCAGTACGTGGGCGTGGATCGCAGCGCCAACAACCTGGAGATGATCTCGGCCAATATCTCCGGCGATCTGTTCGATCTGCCAGCCGGCGCGCTGGCTTTTGCGGCAGGCTACGAACACCGCGAGCAGGACGGCTTCTTCCAGCCCGATGCCGTGACCGTGTCGGGCGAAAGCAATGGCGTGCCCTCGCTGCCGACCAGCGGCAAGTACGATGTCAACGAGTACTACGCCGAATTGGCGATCCCGGTACTGTCCGACACGGCCTTCGCCAAGGCCCTGGATTTCAGCCTGGCAGGCCGCTACTCCGACTACTCCACCTTTGGCGGCGAGAGCACCGGCAAGCTCGGCATGCGCTGGCAGGTCAATGACGACTTCACCATCCGTGGCAGCTTTGCCGAAGGTTTCCGGGCGCCGTCCATCGGCGAGTTGTTCGGCTCGGCCTCGCGTTTCGATGCAGTGCTGAACGATCCCTGCTCGGGTTATGGCAGCAACAGCGGCGTTCCGGCCAACATCGTCGCCAACTGTCAGGCATTGGGTGTTCCGGCCAACTATCAGCAGCCCAACCCGCAGATCTCGGTGGTCACCGGTGGCAATGATGAGCTGGAGCCGGAAACCGCCGACAGCACCACGCTGGGCTTCGTCTACAGCCCAGCCTGGGCCGAGAACACCGGCTGGTCACGGCGCTTTGATGTGGAACTGACCTGGTACAAGCACAAGCTCAAGGGCGCGATCCAGGCCCTGGATGCGCAGACCCAGCTGGATCTGTGCGTGGGCACGCTGGACGACACCTATTGCAACGGCATCGTCCGCAACCAGACCGGCAACATCGCCGGTTTCCAGAACCGTCTGACCAACCTCGGTCGCATCGACACCGATGGCGTCGATGTCAACTTCTACTGGACGCTGCCGGAATCGGACATGGGTGATTTCACCGTGGCCTGGCGCAACACCATCGTCAACGACTACGAGGCCGTGGGCGCAGGTGGACTGGTCGAGCCGCGCGAAGTGGGGCGTGAACTCAACGACAGCGGCATTCCGCGCTGGAGCAGCAATCTGCAGCTGGGCTGGACGCTGGGTTCGGTCAGTGCAGCCTGGACCATGCGCTACACGTCCAAGCTGGAAGAAAGCTGCAGCGACTTCCTCGATGGTACGCCCAACAGCTTCACCAGCCTGGGATTGTGTTCAGACCCGAATGCGAACGACGACAGCCTGTCGATCAATCGCCTCGGCGGCACCACCTACAACGATCTGCAGCTGAGCTGGCGTCTGCCGGAGGACTTCCTGGCGGCCACCCTGACGGCCGGTGTCAACAACGTCTTCGACAAGGACGCGCCGACCTGTCTGACCTGCTCGTTGAACGGCTACGACGCTTCCAACTACGACCTGCCGGGTCGCTTCTGGTACGCCAAGGCTGCCGTCAAGTTCTGATGCTGTGATGAAGAAGGGCCCGATCCGCGCAAGGCGGGTCGGGCCCTTTTCTTGTGTCTGATTGGGCAAAAAAAACCGACCCGCAAGGCGCGGGCCGGGCTGCTGCGTCAAAGGGTCAATCAATGCGGGCGCCGTACCACGGCCATGCCGATGGCCAGCGTCAAGCCAATCAGGGTGAGCAATCCAAGGCGGTCCAGACTCGGCGCCGGCACGGCGGCCGAGGGCAGGCCGGTACCCGTCAGCGCAGCGGTACTCGTGATTGGATTGCTGCCGTAAACCGAGGCACTGACCTGAGCATTGCCGTTCTGCACCCCCACAAGCTGCGGTGAGAACACCACGCCGATGGTGCACGGATTGGGCGCCGCGCCGGCGCTGGGGCAGGTGCCACCGCTGCGCAGCCAGCCCGAGGGCAGGGTGATGCTGACATTGGCCAGTTGATCAAAGCCGCGGTTGCCCGGATTGCCCTGGACGGTCAGGGTGGCCGCGGCACTGCTGTTGCCCACCGTGACATCGCCAAAGTTGAGGGTTGTCGGTGTGAGCTGGAGTGAGGGCACGCCATCGGTGTCGGCGAATGCCGCGGTCGATGCCAGCCCGGTCAGAGCCAGCGCCAGGAGGTGCGCAATGTATGTTCGAGTGGGGTGCATGTCTTCCAGATCTCGTCAGGGCGGGTACGACCCAGGTGGCCGGGTCAGATCAGCCTAGACATCTGGGTGGGCAGGCGAATGCCATGAACATGGCAGGTGCCGGGACGGCGGGGCGCGGCTGCGGGTTCTCCTGAGTCACTGAATACCGCAGACTTCCGCGAACGGCCCTCATTCCGATGGCGAGCACGGAGCCTCCAGCAATGATGTCCACTCGACTGCGCCTGTACCTGTTCGGGCTGCTGGCGACCCTTCCGCTGCATTCGGCAGCCGAGTCGATACGCCTGGCGCCGCCGCAAGCGATGTTCAAACAGAGCACCACACTGAATCAGTTTGTCAGTGGCACGCTGCGCTTTGTCATGCTGCATGAACTGGGGCACGGGCTGGTCGATCTGTACCAGATTCCGGTGCTGGGCCGCGAAGAGGATGCCGCTGACCGATTTGCGACCTGGTGGATGTCGCCCGATGGCGCCGAGAACGGGACCGACGCCGTCGCCGCCGTCGAATGGTGGATGGCCTCAGGCCAGCAGAGTGGTCTCAAGCGCGAACAGCTGCCGTGGTGGGATGAGCACGGCATGGATGAGCAGCGTGGCTTCCAGATTGCGTGCCTGCTGTACGGCGCCGATCCGCAGATCATGGAACCGCTGGCGGCGCGCGTCGGCTTGCCGCCGGAACGGCGCGAGAAGTGCATAGCCGAGGCGGACAGCAACGCTGCGTCCTGGTCGGCCTATCTGCGCGCGCAGGCGGTGACCCAGGCGCAGCAATTCGATGGCTTTCTGGCGCCAGTGAACTATCTGCAGCCCGAGTCGGTGCGCACCATCAGCGCCGCGGCCCGCGCTCGCGAGCTGAAGTTGCTGGAGCAGTTGCAGGGCCTGCTGCGCCAGTTCAAATACCCTCAAGGCAAGCCGGTGGTGCGTCTCGTGGCTCAGGACTGCGGCAAGGCCAACGCCTTCTGGAGCTCTGATGAGCGCGCCATCGTGCTCTGCTATGAGTTGATCGATCACGTCAACGACGTAGGCAAGGCGGCCGGGTTTCGGTGAACGAGCTGTGGAGCGACCTTG
The Rhodanobacteraceae bacterium genome window above contains:
- a CDS encoding choice-of-anchor D domain-containing protein, which encodes MHPTRTYIAHLLALALTGLASTAAFADTDGVPSLQLTPTTLNFGDVTVGNSSAAATLTVQGNPGNRGFDQLANVSITLPSGWLRSGGTCPSAGAAPNPCTIGVVFSPQLVGVQNGNAQVSASVYGSNPITSTAALTGTGLPSAAVPAPSLDRLGLLTLIGLTLAIGMAVVRRPH
- a CDS encoding TonB-dependent receptor encodes the protein MSFKTRQPRTRLVVRALALALMGFGAAAVAQDEQTMQRIDVTGSRIKKAEVAEATPVNVITREQLETSGLQSIGDVLQQLSGSGSSLNTKFNSSGNFGYPPDGSGVGAGSTTVDLRHLGAKRVLVLVDGIRWVNESSASGVSPAVDLNTIPLSIVERIEVLEDGASSIYGSDAIAGVVNVITRRDLEGGLVNLYYGQWDEGDGETASGDVSYGGSTDRASFFISASRYDQKEILSRDREQSSFPVPGTGVTRGSSATPRGRFIFVDPNTNNELDLTLTNGLSGRPVYNPANPASGGFQDFTGADRFNFSQFNLLLTPSKRTGLFGQVRVELTDNTTWYLKTLYNTRESTNQAAPEPIFVGPGAGTGGLADTISIDRTNPFNPFGFTLDANSNFIFIGRRPIEGGPRIYQQDVDTWYISTGLEGSLDVGNGLFWDLNYVNSENKAEQVFYGSYNIARIARALGPVSQCTAPCVPLDFFGGPGTITPEMLSYIQYVGVDRSANNLEMISANISGDLFDLPAGALAFAAGYEHREQDGFFQPDAVTVSGESNGVPSLPTSGKYDVNEYYAELAIPVLSDTAFAKALDFSLAGRYSDYSTFGGESTGKLGMRWQVNDDFTIRGSFAEGFRAPSIGELFGSASRFDAVLNDPCSGYGSNSGVPANIVANCQALGVPANYQQPNPQISVVTGGNDELEPETADSTTLGFVYSPAWAENTGWSRRFDVELTWYKHKLKGAIQALDAQTQLDLCVGTLDDTYCNGIVRNQTGNIAGFQNRLTNLGRIDTDGVDVNFYWTLPESDMGDFTVAWRNTIVNDYEAVGAGGLVEPREVGRELNDSGIPRWSSNLQLGWTLGSVSAAWTMRYTSKLEESCSDFLDGTPNSFTSLGLCSDPNANDDSLSINRLGGTTYNDLQLSWRLPEDFLAATLTAGVNNVFDKDAPTCLTCSLNGYDASNYDLPGRFWYAKAAVKF